One genomic segment of Ascochyta rabiei chromosome 20, complete sequence includes these proteins:
- a CDS encoding Xylan 1,4-beta-xylosidase, with amino-acid sequence MCSYNAVNGVPTCADPYLLQTILREHWGWTNEEQWVTSDCDAIQNVYLPHEWSATREQAVADSLIAGTDLDCGTYMQNHLPGAFAQNLVNETVLDQALIRQYSSLVRLGWFDSADSQPYRQLGWDSVATNASQQLARRAATEGIVLLKNDGVLPLSLDSSKSVGLFGDWANATTQLLGNYAGEPTYLHGPLYALQQQNITINYAGDNPGGQGDPTTNRWTNLKPAMDASDVLIYVGGIDNSVEEEGHDRTSLQWTGAQLDVIGQLADTGKPTIVVSMGGGQIDSSPIANNPKISALLWAGYPGQDGGSAIVDILTGKAAPAGRLPQTQYPSSYISEVPMTDMALRPGENNPGRTYKWYSNTPVFEFGFGMHYTNFSAKIASPVNQSYAVSDLISACPSINATSLDRCAFASVQVDITNTGTTASDYVTLGYVAGDFGPSPQPKKSLVSYQRLFNIAGGATGTAILNLTLASLARVDEMGNKVLYPGDYSLLIENGPLAMANFTLTGEQRVLENWPQPPANRTGKGVSGVGGYFVAGYGSKQESL; translated from the exons ATGTGCTCGTACA ATGCGGTCAATGGCGTGCCAACATGTGCCGATCCGTACCTGCTTCAGACCATCCTGCGGGAGCACTGGGGTTGGACAAATGAGGAGCAGTGGGTGACTTCAGACTGTGATGCGATACAAAACGTCTATCTTCCACACGAGTGGTCCGCTACACGTGAGCAAGCAGTAGCTGACTCGCTCATCGCTGGAACAGACCTTGACTGCGGTACATACATGCAGAATCACCTGCCTGGTGCCTTTGCGCAGAATTTGGTCAATGAAACGGTCCTTGATCAGGCGCTGATCCGACAATACTCATCGCTGGTCCGTCTTGGATGGTTCGACTCAGCAGACAGTCAACCATACAGGCAACTTGGCTGGGATTCAGTTGCAACTAATGCTTCGCAGCAACTAGCAAGAAGGGCTGCTACAGAGGGCATTGTTCTGCTGAAGAACGATGGTGTACTGCCTCTGTCGCTTGATTCGTCAAAGTCGGTCGGACTCTTTGGCGACTGGGCAAATGCGACTACCCAGCTGCTTG GTAACTATGCTGGTGAGCCCACGTACTTGCACGGCCCACTTTATGCCTTGCAACAGCAAAACATCACTATCAACTATGCAGGCGACAACCCTGGAGGCCAAGGTGACCCGACCACAAACCGCTGGACGAACCTGAAGCCCGCCATGGATGCAAGCGATGTTCTCATCTATGTAGGAGGGATCGACAACAGCGTCGAGGAGGAAGGCCATGATCGCACGTCACTGCAGTGGACTGGTGCACAACTCGACGTCATCGGACAGCTCGCAGACACTGGCAAGCCCACCATCGTTGTTAGCATGGGCGGTGGCCAGATCGATTCATCGCCCATCGCAAACAATCCCAAAATCTCAGCACTACTGTGGGCTGGCTACCCGGGCCAGGACGGTGGCTCCGCAATCGTGGACATTCTGACCGGCAAGGCCGCTCCCGCTGGTCGACTTCCACAAACACAATACCCATCCTCGTACATCAGTGAGGTACCCATGACCGACATGGCTCTTCGCCCAGGCGAGAACAATCCTGGACGTACATACAAGTGGTACAGCAATACGCCTGTTTTCGAATTTGGCTTCGGCATGCATTACACCAACTTCTCTGCAAAGATCGCCTCTCCTGTAAACCAGAGCTACGCTGTTTCAGACCTCATATCAGCATGCCCAAGCATCAATGCGACGTCTCTCGACCGTTGCGCATTTGCATCTGTACAGGTCGACATCACCAACACCGGCACAACAGCCTCTGACTATGTTACGCTCGGCTATGTAGCGGGCGATTTCGGTCCCTCGCCCCAACCCAAAAAATCCCTTGTATCCTACCAACGCTTGTTTAACATTGCTGGTGGAGCTACTGGTACTGCGATCCTAAACCTTACGCTTGCAAGTCTTGCGAGGGTCGATGAGATGGGCAACAAGGTGCTTTATCCGGGCGACTACAGCCTGTTGATCGAAAATGGTCCCCTAGCCATGGCCAACTTCACATTGACGGGAGAGCAGAGAGTGCTGGAGAACTGGCCGCAGCCACCGGCGAACCGCACCGGAAAAGGAGTGAGTGGAGTAGGAGGTTATTTTGTCGCGGGTTATGGAAGCAAGCAGGAAAGTCTTTGA